Part of the Rhizobiales bacterium NRL2 genome is shown below.
ATCGGCGGTGCGGAGTTTCAGCGTCACCGTCCGCCCTGCGATCCGCTTCTCCTTCAGCGTCGCCGAGACGTCCTCCGACAGCCGCCAGAGGATTCGCGCCAGTTCGTCGAAACCGGCGATATCGTCATTGAATGTGGTCTCGGTGGAGACGCTCTTGCGTTCCCCGTCCGGGTTCACGGCGCGCGTGTCGCGGCCGTCGGCGAAGGCGCGGAGCCGCTTGCCGATGACGCCGTAGCGGCGCATCAGCTCGGTCTCGTCATGGCGGCGCAGGTCGGCGAAGGTGCGGATGCCGTCGGCCGCCAGCCGGCCCGCGAAGGCCCTGCCGACGCCATAGATGTCGGAGACCGGACGCGGCGCCAGGAACTCGACCGCTTCCGCCCGGCCGATGACCGCGAAGCCGCGCGGCTTGTCGAGGTCGGAGGCCAGCTTGGCGAGAAACTTGTTGTAGGAGAGGCCGACCGAGATGGTGACGCCGATCTCCGTCTCGATGCGTTGCGCCAGGCGGGCCAGGGTGGCGGCCGGACTGGCGTGGTGGACGCGCGCCGTGCCGGTCAGGTCGAGAAAGGCCTCGTCGATGGACAGCGGTTCCACCAGCGGCGTCAGGTCCAGCATCAGGGCCCGGATCTGCCGGCTGACGGCGGCGTATTTCTTCATGTCCGGTTTCCGGACCACCGCATCGGGACAGACCTTCAGCGCCTTGAACATGGGCATGGCCGAGCGAACGCCGTAGATGCGGGCGAGGTAGCAGGCGGTCGAGACGACGCCGCGCCGGCCGCCGCCGATGATCAGCGGCTTGTCGCGCAGGCTCGGATCGTCGCGCTTCTCCACCGAGGCGTAGAAGGCGTCGCAGTCGATATGGGCGATCGAGAGGTCGAGCAGTTCCGCGTGGCCGAGCGTGCGCGGCGACCCGCAGGCGGCGCACAGGTCTCCGGCGATGTCGGTCGAGAAGCAGTCGCGGCAGAGCGCGTTCACGATTCCGGCCAGAGCCATGCCGCGCCACGCACGCCGCTGGCGTCGCCGAACACGGGCTGGCGGATGACGGTTGAGACGTAGTCGGAGAAGACGTGATCGTTCAGCCGGTCGGCGACGGGCTGATAGAGCGCCACGCGGTTCGAAAGGCCGCCGCCCAGGACGATCATGTCGGGATCGATGATATTGATGACGTGCGCCAGGGCCCGCGCCAGGCGGTCGATGTAGTCCGCCCAGATCCCGCTGTCCTCGATCTCGGACGCCGCAACGCGCCGCCCGGTCCTTTCCAGGTGGAGGCGTTCGACGGCCGGGCCGGACAGGAAGGATTCGATGCAGCCATGCTTTCCGCACCAGCAGGCCGGGCCGGGGCGCTCGTCGTCGCGCGGCCAGGGCAGGGGATTGTGGCCCCATTCTCCGGCGATGGCGTTGGGGCCGGTCAGCGCCTTGCGGTCGATCACCAGCCCGGCGCCGACTCCGGTGCCGAGAATGACGCCGAAGACCACTGGCGCACCGGCGGCCGCGCCGTCGATGGCTTCGGAGAGCGCGAAACAGTTGGCGTCGTTGGCCATGCGCACGGGCCGGCGCAGCGCCGCCTCCAGGTCCCGCGCCAGCGGCTGGCCGTTGAGCCAGGTGGAATTGCAGTTCTTCATCAGACCCGTGGCGGGAGAGACGGCGCCGGGCGTGCCGACGCCGACGCGGCCCTGCCGTCCGGTCCGCGCTTCGATCTCGGCTACCAAAGCCACAATGGCGTCGATCGTGGCGTGGTAGTCGTCGCGGGGGGCGGCCACGCGTTGGCGGTACATCTCGCGGCCCCGGTCGTCGATCGCCAGGGCCTCGATCTTGGTGCCGCCGAGATCGATGCCGATGCGCATGGCGCTCAGTCCTCGAAGAGGTGGCGCTCGATGATGCGCCGCGCCTCGGGCCAGGTATCCGCCCGGTGGTGGCTGTCCTCGGCGCGGGGGATCAGCCGCGCCAGCCGCGGGTCGGCGACGAAATGCAGCCGTTGCACCTCCGGCGCGTGTTCGCGGACGGAGCTGTGATTGTGCGGAATGTCGTCGATGAAGATCGCGGGCGCTGCCGCCAGCTCGTGCAGATGCCGCACGGCCGGACCCTTCAGCCCCTCGTTGGCGATCAGCGGATAGTCCATGCCGTGACGCCGCAGTGCCCGCTCGCGGGCCTCGCGCTGGGGCAGCGGCAGGTTGGAAAGCACGATGATCTGCGCCCGCTCCGACAGTTCCGCCAGCGTCTCGGCGGCGTGATCGACCGGATCGAGTTCCTCGGTGTGGCGTTCGAAGAACGTGCCCAGATGGGCCCGTACCGCCTCCCGCTCCAGCGCCTCGCCGTCGGACGTCCGGACATTGCCGGAGATGGCGAAGGAGGAGAAGTCGAAGGTCAGCCCCTCGCCGATCAGGTAGGTCTCGAGGCCGGCCATGAAGGCGAACAGCACCTCGTCCGCGTCGGTGACGATCAGCGGCTGGCCCGGTCGGATCTCCAGTCGTGCAATCTGTTCCTGTACCTGGTCGGCGATCACGGGCGGCGCTTTCTCTGTCTGCGGTCAGTCGAGGCTGTCATACACGCACTTCTCGTAGTCCTGGTAGAGGCGGATCACGCCAGCCTCGACGAACGGGAACATCTGCGTGGCGAAGATTCCCCCGACCCCGCGCGCCGGGTCGATCCAGAAATGACTGTTGGCGAGTCCGGCCCAGGCGAGGCTGCCTGCCGAGCGGCCCGTGGGCGCCGGATCCTCGTTGATCATGAAACTCAGGCCCCAGCTCTTCTCGATGCCGGGAAAGATGTCGACATCGCAGGTCAGTTCGGGCGCCTGGCTCTTCAGTGGGTGCACGCGAAGGCCGCCCATCTGGTTGACCGACATCCGGCGCACCGTCTCTGGCTTCAGGACCTGTTCGCCGCCCGCGCAGCCCTCGTTCAGGATCATCCGGATGAAGCGGACATAATCGTTCATGGTCGAGTAGATGCCGCCGCCGCCGCCTTCCAGTTCGGGCGCGCTCTCGGGCGGGTTGCGATCGACGAAGCCGATGCCGTCTGCGGTCTTCCTGTGCATGCGCGCCAGGCGGCCGCGGCGGCCGGTCGGAACATGAAAGGCGGTGTCCGCCATCCCGAGCGGCTCGAAGAGGTTGGCGGCCATGAAGGCGCCCAGACTCATGCCGCTCGCTTCCTCGACCATG
Proteins encoded:
- a CDS encoding DNA polymerase IV (involved in translesion DNA polymerization with beta clamp of polymerase III; belongs to Y family of polymerases; does not contain proofreading function) yields the protein MALAGIVNALCRDCFSTDIAGDLCAACGSPRTLGHAELLDLSIAHIDCDAFYASVEKRDDPSLRDKPLIIGGGRRGVVSTACYLARIYGVRSAMPMFKALKVCPDAVVRKPDMKKYAAVSRQIRALMLDLTPLVEPLSIDEAFLDLTGTARVHHASPAATLARLAQRIETEIGVTISVGLSYNKFLAKLASDLDKPRGFAVIGRAEAVEFLAPRPVSDIYGVGRAFAGRLAADGIRTFADLRRHDETELMRRYGVIGKRLRAFADGRDTRAVNPDGERKSVSTETTFNDDIAGFDELARILWRLSEDVSATLKEKRIAGRTVTLKLRTADFRIHTRSHTLDHLTQLAGTIYHAAEPLLRREADGRRRFRLIGVGMSGLDGERDADPPDLLDQDRAKRRQIEGALDRIRARYGKTSIGEGRGFGSNSRKQRDQDR
- a CDS encoding 1,4-butanediol diacrylate esterase; the encoded protein is MALQRDADRLLAEGVADGVVPGVVAMATDARNSFYTGEFGERALGSGEPMTADTVMWIASMTKPMAAAAAMQLVERGELDLDAPASVLAPWLGEAQVLEGFGADGAPRLRPPAREITLRHLLTHSSGFGYTFWNAGLKRFNEMRERDGSDRLDSLRMPLVFDPGTDWQYGIGIDWAGVMVEEASGMSLGAFMAANLFEPLGMADTAFHVPTGRRGRLARMHRKTADGIGFVDRNPPESAPELEGGGGGIYSTMNDYVRFIRMILNEGCAGGEQVLKPETVRRMSVNQMGGLRVHPLKSQAPELTCDVDIFPGIEKSWGLSFMINEDPAPTGRSAGSLAWAGLANSHFWIDPARGVGGIFATQMFPFVEAGVIRLYQDYEKCVYDSLD